In a genomic window of Rhododendron vialii isolate Sample 1 chromosome 12a, ASM3025357v1:
- the LOC131310315 gene encoding zinc finger protein 5-like produces MEKDMSSNLVSPTWDGDNEYSSKSCADKKLRLFGFELDPNKNNHAVLRSSVEGDESVNSSTTVSSRREKLSPKEKSSVCEPGEKKFECQYCFKEFANSQALGGHQNAHKKERMKKKRLQLQARRASINYYLQPNFQNSHTFSFHGSSPFFYDPSCYAPDFSPHESQISFGRADHDHAHLNGSHLSDLYSPPSESPFQQDTSTFTLTRADRSMENRHVIFKPSPLPSSNQSCKTLDLHLGLSLLSNSN; encoded by the coding sequence ATGGAGAAAGATATGTCTAGTAATCTTGTTTCTCCAACATGGGATGGAGATAATGAATACTCTTCAAAATCCTGTGCTGATAAGAAGTTGAGATTATTTGGGTTCGAGCTGGACCCAAATAAGAATAATCATGCCGTCCTGAGGAGCTCTGTGGAAGGAGATGAAAGTGTAAATTCATCGACCACGGTTTCCTCAAGACGGGAGAAACTTTCGCCCAAGGAGAAATCCTCGGTTTGTGAACCGGGGGAGAAGAAGTTCGAGTGTCAGTATTGTTTTAAGGAGTTTGCCAACTCACAAGCATTGGGTGGTCATCAAAACGCCCATAAGAAGgaaaggatgaagaagaagaggctgcAGCTTCAAGCTAGAAGGGCTAGTATAAACTATTATCTTCAGCCTAATTTCCAAAACAGCCATACTTTTAGTTTCCATGGCTCTTCCCCATTTTTTTACGATCCTTCTTGTTATGCTCCTGATTTTAGTCCCCACGAATCCCAAATTAGCTTCGGTCGGGCCGATCATGATCATGCTCATCTAAATGGATCCCATTTATCGGATTTATATTCTCCACCTTCCGAAAGTCCATTCCAGCAGGATACAAGTACCTTCACCTTGACACGTGCTGACCGATCAATGGAAAACCGGCATGTCATCTTCAAGCCTTCACCCTTACCTAGTTCAAATCAAAGTTGTAAGACTTTGGATCTTCATCTAGGGTTGAGCTTGCTTTCGAATAGTAACTGA
- the LOC131310312 gene encoding UDP-glycosyltransferase 74B1-like yields the protein MEEKNQGAHVVFLPYPSQGHINPLLQFAKRLASKGVKATIATTHYTVKYICAPNVAVEPISDGFDEGGFSQAQNEDVYLKAFRDNGSRTLSHLIHKYQDSSFPVNCIVYDSFLPWALAVAKENGIYGASFFTNSATVCAIFCRIHRGLISLPVKPDETPLLLPGLPPLNLPDLPSFVLAPESHPAYLAMNLRQYSNVEKADWVFGNTFEKLEGQAAKGVWDLWPAKLIGPMVPSAFLDGQIAGDKGYGASLWNPLGSETIQWLETKPRGSVAYVSFGSMVSLAAGQMEEVAVGLKCSDFDFIWVVRESELGKLPPEFADSTKEKGLIVTWCNQLEMLAHPAIGCFVTHCGWNSTLEGLSLGVPMIGVPKWADQLTDAKFIEEIWGVGVRAKEDEKGIVRGEELISCLKQVMEEGERSLEIRRNASKWKALAKEAISEGGSSDKCIDGFVEHLKCRN from the exons atggaagagaaaaacCAAGGAGCCCATGTTGTATTCCTCCCTTATCCAAGCCAAGGCCACATAAACCCTCTCCTCCAATTTGCCAAACGTTTAGCTTCCAAAGGTGTCAAAGCTACAATAGCCACGACCCATTACACTGTCAAGTACATTTGCGCCCCGAACGTCGCCGTCGAGCCGATCTCTGACGGATTCGATGAGGGAGGATTTTCTCAAGCACAAAACGAGGATGTGTACCTCAAGGCCTTTAGAGACAATGGCTCGAGAACTTTGTCTCACCTCATCCACAA GTACCAAGATTCTTCTTTTCCAGTCAACTGTATCGTATATGATTCATTTCTGCCATGGGCTCTGGCTGTTGCAAAGGAAAATGGTATATATGGGGCATCCTTTTTCACCAACTCGGCCACAGTGTGTGCGATATTCTGTCGTATACACCGAGGCCTGATCAGTCTGCCTGTGAAACCGGACGAGACGCCCCTGCTCCTGCCCGGCCTGCCGCCATTGAACTTGCCAGACTTGCCAAGCTTTGTCTTGGCACCAGAAAGTCACCCTGCATACTTGGCCATGAATTTGCGTCAGTACTCTAACGTGGAAAAGGCTGACTGGGTATTCGGGAACACCTTCGAAAAATTGGAAGGCCAG GCGGCAAAAGGCGTATGGGACCTCTGGCCAGCAAAACTGATAGGTCCAATGGTGCCATCAGCATTTTTGGACGGCCAAATTGCAGGAGACAAGGGATACGGAGCAAGCCTGTGGAATCCACTCGGCAGCGAAACCATCCAATGGCTAGAAACAAAGCCACGGGGGTCCGTGGCGTACGTCTCTTTCGGAAGCATGGTTTCATTGGCAGCAGGACAGATGGAGGAAGTAGCTGTGGGATTGAAATGCAGCGATTTCGATTTTATTTGGGTGGTGAGGGAGTCTGAGCTTGGCAAATTGCCTCCTGAGTTTGCAGATTCGACAAAAGAAAAG GGCCTGATAGTAACATGGTGCAACCAACTGGAAATGCTAGCACACCCGGCGATCGGTTGCTTTGTAACTCACTGTGGGTGGAACTCGACGCTGGAAGGGCTAAGCCTCGGCGTCCCGATGATCGGAGTGCCCAAATGGGCTGACCAACTGACTGATGCTAAGTTCATAGAGGAGATATGGGGTGTTGGTGTTAGAGCCAAGGAGGATGAGAAGGGAATTGTGAGGGGAGAAGAGCTCATTTCTTGTTTGAAGCAAGTCATGGAGGAAGGGGAGAGAAGTCTTGAGATCAGAAGGAATGCAAGTAAATGGAAGGCTCTGGCAAAGGAAGCAATTAGTGAAGGAGGGAGCTCTGATAAGTGCATTGATGGATTTGTGGAACATTTGAAGTGTAGGAATTAG
- the LOC131310314 gene encoding UDP-glycosyltransferase 74B1-like, with the protein MEEKNQGAHVVFLPYPSQGHINPLLQFAKRLASKGVKATVATTHYTVKYICAPNVAVEPISDGFDEGGFSQAQNEDVYLKAFRDNGSRTLSQLIHKYQDSSFPVNCVVYDSFLPWALDVAKKKGIYGASFFTNSATVCAIFSRIHRGLISLPVKPDETPLLLPGLPPLNLPDLPSFVLAPESHPAYLAMNLRQYSNLEKADWVFGNTFENLEGQAAKGVSDLWPGKLIGPMVPSAFLDGRIVGDKGYGASLWNPLGSKTVQWLETKPRESVAYVSFGSMVSLAAEQMEEIALGLKCSNTHFIWVVRESEIGKLPPEFADSTKEKGLIVTWCNQLEMLVHPAIGCFVTHCGWNSTLEGLSLGVPMIGVPKWADQMTDAKFIEEIWGVGVRAKEDEKGILRGEELISCLKQVMGKGERSLEIRRNASKLKALAKEAISEGGSSDKCIDEFVERLKCRN; encoded by the exons atggaagagaaaaacCAAGGAGCCCATGTTGTGTTCCTCCCTTATCCAAGCCAAGGCCACATAAACCCTCTCCTCCAATTTGCCAAACGCTTAGCTTCCAAAGGTGTCAAAGCCACAGTAGCCACGACCCATTACACTGTCAAGTACATTTGCGCCCCGAACGTCGCCGTTGAGCCGATCTCCGACGGGTTCGATGAGGGAGGATTTTCTCAAGCGCAAAATGAGGATGTGTACCTCAAGGCCTTCAGAGACAACGGCTCGAGAACTTTGTCTCAACTCATCCACAA GTACCAAGATTCTTCTTTTCCGGTCAACTGCGTTGTATATGATTCGTTTCTGCCATGGGCTCTGGATGTTGCGAAGAAAAAAGGCATATACGGGGCATCCTTTTTCACCAACTCAGCCACGGTGTGCGCGATATTCAGTCGCATACACCGAGGCCTGATCAGTCTGCCCGTGAAGCCGGACGAGACGCCCCTGCTGCTGCCTGGCCTGCCGCCGTTGAACTTGCCTGACTTGCCAAGCTTTGTCTTGGCACCAGAAAGTCACCCTGCATACTTAGCCATGAATTTGAGACAGTACTCTAACTTGGAAAAGGCTGACTGGGTATTCGGGAACACCTTTGAAAATTTGGAAGGCCAG GCGGCAAAAGGCGTATCGGACCTCTGGCCGGGAAAACTGATAGGTCCAATGGTGCCATCGGCATTTTTGGACGGCCGGATTGTAGGAGACAAGGGATACGGAGCAAGCCTGTGGAATCCACTCGGCAGCAAAACCGTCCAATGGCTCGAAACAAAGCCACGGGAGTCCGTGGCGTACGTCTCTTTCGGAAGCATGGTTTCACTGGCAGCAGAGCAGATGGAGGAAATAGCACTGGGATTGAAGTGCAGCAATACGCACTTCATTTGGGTGGTGAGGGAGTCCGAGATTGGAAAATTGCCTCCCGAGTTTGCAGATTCGACAAAAGAAAAGGGCCTGATTGTAACATGGTGCAACCAACTGGAAATGCTAGTGCACCCGGCGATCGGTTGCTTCGTAACTCACTGCGGGTGGAACTCGACGCTGGAAGGGCTAAGCCTCGGCGTGCCGATGATCGGAGTGCCTAAATGGGCTGACCAAATGACTGATGCTAAGTTCATAGAGGAGATATGGGGTGTTGGTGTTAGAGCGAAGGAGGATGAGAAGGGAATTTTGAGGGGAGAAGAGCTAATTTCTTGTTTGAAGCAAGTCATGGGGAAAGGGGAGAGAAGTCTTGAGATCAGGAGGAATGCAAGTAAATTGAAGGCTTTGGCCAAGGAAGCAATTAGTGAAGGAGGGAGTTCTGATAAGTGCATTGATGAATTTGTGGAACGTTTGAAGTGTAGGAACTAG